TACGATCAGTACCTGGTATTTTTTAGCAGCGGCAATTAATCCTATATAATCTGCTGTACCCTCCTGCCAGCCATCCAATACCCGCTGCCTGCCATAAAAGATCTTATCATCTCCGCGCCCATATGATTCCAGGCCTTTATAGGGATTGGTATGTGTACTGTTTAATAACCTGACTGCATTATCAATAACCTGTGAGGGATTTAAAAAAACAAATTCACCACTTCCATAATTACCTGCCGCCGGGTCGGTGATAGGGAATAAGGAAGGAACCTGTTGTTTATCTGCCTTGATATTTTCGTTGTATAACTGCTCAAAGATCCTGTTCTGCAAATAGAAGCTCAGCTCAGTGACGGTGATCACGCCATCCGGTTTGGTATTGCCATAGCGCATATCTGCCTCACCCGTTTTAAGTGCATCTACCAGGATCTGTGCAAATGGTGATAAACTTCCGTCCCCCTCCTGTTCTCTTTTACCTAACCTCAATGTATCAATTGCTTTCTGGTCATGAGCAGAAGAAGTTAAAACCTGCCAGGCTTTATTCTTTGCATAAAGGCTGAAGCGCTCATAATAAATTGTTTTAGGAACATCACTCCCCGGTCCTCTTGTGTGCTGTGCCCAGCGAAAGGCTCCCGAATAGCAGCAATCCAGAACAATGAGCAGATGCCGGGCTTTCATACCACCGATACGTTTGAGTACTTCGCTCATTTTTATAAAGCTGCTCCAATTGCCTGGTTCGGCATCTGTTGCCAGTAAATAACCTTCCGGCTCTCCTTCGCTATCCATAGCAATACCATGGCCTGCAAAATAGAGGATCACCCGGTCATCTTCCTGAGCGGCTATTGCATCCAGGAAGTCCAGCAATTGGCTGGAATCGGGATTTATAAGCGGATTTGGTAACGTTAATGGAGGAATAGTGAATCCATGGTGTTGTTCCAACACTTCCTTCAATGCAGCTACATCTCTTTTCGGGCTATTCAGATTAGCAATGGAAGGAAATTTATAGTCGCCTACTGCAATCAGGTAGGCTTTACTGCTCCTAAAGAAGTCGTTGAGGTTAATTTGGGGCATGATCGGGAATTAAGCGTAAAACAAATTAAGGTGAAAAAAGTAAAATGCCAAATACCGGATTTTGCATAATAGCGCTACTTTTAATTAATTCTATCATATGAAATATTTATCGCTTATTCTGATCCTCTTCGTTTTATGCCATACCACTTCTGCCCAGCAGTTCGAACTGGGACCGGTAGAAAAGGTCCACTCCAGGGTACTAAACGAAACCCGTACACTGAATATCTATTTACCGGATGGATACTCACCTGATTCCAGCTACCCGGTTATTTACCTCCTGGATGGTTCTGCCGGTGAAGACTTTGTACATATCAGCGGTATCGTGCAGTTCTTAAGCATGATCGGAAAAATGCCGGCTTCTATTGTGGTGGGCATTGCCAATGTGGATAGGAAAAGGGATTTTACTTTTCCTACTACCATTGAAAAGGATCAAAAAGATTTTCCCACAACAGGCGGATCTGCTAAGTTCATAACGTTCCTGGAAAAGGAATTGCAGCCGTTTATAGAGAAGAGATTTAAAACGAAACCGCTTAAAACAATCATAGGGCAATCACTGGGAGGCTTGCTGGCTACAGAAGTATTGTTGAAGAAACCGGCTTTGTTTTCGAACTACATAATTGTAAGCCCGAGCTTGTGGTGGGATAATGAGTCGCTGTTGTTACAAGCAAAGAAGACCGGTAAAGAAAAGGTTTTTATTCTGGTAGGAACGGAAGGGAAACAAATGGAAGAGGATGCAAAGAAACTGGCGGAACAACTGGGTGCTGTTTTCATGCCTTTACCGGAAGAAGATCATCTTACTATTCTACACAACGCGGTATATAGAGCGCTAAAAGCCGCCTCATGATACGAGGCGGCTTTTAAGTAGTTTGGATACATCACCTTGGCAGCTTATGCAATGGGATCAGTTTAACCGGCCTTCCATTCAACCTCCCGGCGGGTATCACCATCACAGGGGCTATTAAGGGCTACAGTGTGTTTGCTACGGAGTTCTGTGACCATAAAACAGAAGAGGATGCCAAAGGGGTGGGTGGCCTGGTAAGGGTATGCATTTCCTTTACGAATAACAACTCCTTCCCTGTTACCCAGGATAAGGATATGCAGCAGGTGTTCAGTATGATCAATAAGAAAAGGGTGACACAGGCGCAGAGCGTTCTGGTGCAGACTGCCTTTTGGGATGCCTCCAAGGGTAAACCGCAAACGGCTGCCACGATCGCTGCCTTTAATGCTTTGCCGGACCGCTAATGGTGCTATATTAACCAAAAAAGCCGAAGCAATGAAAGAGCTTTGAAAGAGCTTTGAAAGAACTCTGCAAGGCCTATGTGAAGAAAGGATAAAATAATATTAAAACTATGGGAAGGTATATCCAAAGATACAAAAAAGGCGGTGTAAAAAACACCGCCTTTTCCTTACCAAATTATGGTGCAAAGCTTCCATAAACGGAAAACTCAGCGAGATGAGAGTGCGGTGAGCCGGTTGCATTCCTGACCTGCCAGATCCTTATATGTCTCATCACAGGGGCACCTGTGATCGTGAAAACCTGCGGCCCTGCAATTTCAGCGAGGGTGAAGTTCCCGTAGTTCTGCCAGGTGGTACCATCATCACTACCCTGTACAATGAAGTCTGTAAAATCAGCAGTTATATAATCACTCCTGGAAGTTAATACCACACGGTCCACTTTCACGCGGCGGTTCATGTTGAATGCCAGCCAGTGCGGATAACCTGCTACCGGTGATTTACTGTGATTGGTATGCCAGTAGGTACCGGCATCTCCGTCCAGTACTTTTGATGGCGCACCGTTGGGTAGCTGGCCGGTTAATTCATAAGTGTCTGCTGTGGCCGTCCAGGTAGTGCGGGCAATCTGCATAAAATTGGCAGGTATTTGCTGGTATTCCGTGTAGAAAGTATCAACAGCTAATGTATCAGGCGTGAATACGGTGCGGTATTCAAAACCGCCACTGCCCTGTACGCCTGTAATATAGCTGGTATCTTTCTTTGCAGGAAAAGAAGCGATAGCCGTTTGCCCGCCTGTTGTGGTATAACGTATTTCTGTTGCACGGGCACCATTTGTAGTATCTGCTGCTCCCCATATGATGGTGAGTTTGTCGTCTTCACCTATGGTGGCGCTTGCAATCGCGCGGTTCAATAAAGATGCCTGGTAGCGGTCCCCGAATACAGAACCGGTAAGCTCTACCGGAACGGACTTATTACCATTCTCATCCATTGTTCTGATGGTATAGGAATAAATATTTTCCTGGAGATTGGTGAAGATATGGGAAACTGAATCCTGTTTAGGAGCGATCTGAACTTCCACGGAATCAGTAAAGTTATTCCAATAGATGCGTGCTTTGGTGATCTTGGGATCA
This DNA window, taken from Chitinophaga niabensis, encodes the following:
- a CDS encoding DUF4998 domain-containing protein codes for the protein MRTKIFIGVIALLVVAACKKMDDNYKQYIIPGGIVYPGKPIQAKFHPGKYRAMVSWKRGTDPKITKARIYWNNFTDSVEVQIAPKQDSVSHIFTNLQENIYSYTIRTMDENGNKSVPVELTGSVFGDRYQASLLNRAIASATIGEDDKLTIIWGAADTTNGARATEIRYTTTGGQTAIASFPAKKDTSYITGVQGSGGFEYRTVFTPDTLAVDTFYTEYQQIPANFMQIARTTWTATADTYELTGQLPNGAPSKVLDGDAGTYWHTNHSKSPVAGYPHWLAFNMNRRVKVDRVVLTSRSDYITADFTDFIVQGSDDGTTWQNYGNFTLAEIAGPQVFTITGAPVMRHIRIWQVRNATGSPHSHLAEFSVYGSFAP
- a CDS encoding alpha/beta hydrolase; its protein translation is MKYLSLILILFVLCHTTSAQQFELGPVEKVHSRVLNETRTLNIYLPDGYSPDSSYPVIYLLDGSAGEDFVHISGIVQFLSMIGKMPASIVVGIANVDRKRDFTFPTTIEKDQKDFPTTGGSAKFITFLEKELQPFIEKRFKTKPLKTIIGQSLGGLLATEVLLKKPALFSNYIIVSPSLWWDNESLLLQAKKTGKEKVFILVGTEGKQMEEDAKKLAEQLGAVFMPLPEEDHLTILHNAVYRALKAAS